A window of the Xiashengella succiniciproducens genome harbors these coding sequences:
- the ychF gene encoding redox-regulated ATPase YchF: protein MALKCGIVGLPNVGKSTLFNCLSNAKAQSANFPFCTIEPNIGVITVPDDRLTELERLVKPQRVVPTTVEIVDIAGLVKGASKGEGLGNKFLANIRETDAIIHVLRCFEDDNITHVDGSVDPVRDKEVIDIELQLKDLETVEARLPKVEKTAVASKDPDSKKLYEVLLKFKEALLAGKSARTVELTDAEEKVARGLFLLTSKPVMYVCNVDEASILTGNKHVEALRKAVADENAEVLMIAARTEAEIAELESYEERQMFLEDLGLKESGVAKLIKSAYRLLDLQTYFTAGEKEVRAWTFPKGALAPQAAGVIHTDFEKGFIRAEVIKYDDFLKYGSEQACKEAGKMSVEGKEYVVCDGDIMHFRFNV from the coding sequence ATGGCGTTGAAGTGTGGTATAGTAGGATTGCCCAATGTAGGTAAGTCTACCTTGTTTAATTGTCTGTCGAATGCAAAGGCGCAATCGGCTAATTTCCCCTTTTGTACTATTGAGCCCAATATAGGGGTAATAACCGTGCCTGATGATAGGCTTACAGAACTAGAGAGACTTGTGAAGCCCCAGAGGGTAGTTCCCACTACAGTGGAGATTGTAGATATTGCGGGTTTGGTAAAAGGAGCCAGCAAGGGTGAAGGATTGGGCAACAAGTTTCTGGCCAACATCCGTGAAACAGATGCTATCATCCATGTTCTGAGATGTTTTGAAGACGATAATATCACCCACGTTGACGGTTCGGTTGATCCGGTTCGCGACAAGGAAGTTATTGATATAGAGTTGCAACTAAAGGACCTGGAAACCGTAGAAGCCAGACTACCCAAGGTAGAGAAAACTGCAGTTGCTTCCAAGGATCCTGATTCAAAGAAGTTGTATGAAGTACTTCTGAAGTTCAAAGAGGCTCTTCTGGCCGGCAAATCGGCCAGAACTGTTGAGTTGACTGATGCAGAGGAGAAGGTTGCCAGAGGACTTTTTTTGTTGACTTCAAAACCGGTAATGTATGTCTGTAATGTTGATGAGGCATCCATACTTACAGGCAACAAACATGTTGAAGCACTTAGAAAGGCTGTTGCAGACGAGAATGCAGAGGTACTTATGATTGCAGCAAGGACTGAGGCTGAGATTGCAGAACTGGAGAGCTATGAAGAGAGACAGATGTTTCTCGAAGATTTGGGACTGAAAGAGTCTGGAGTTGCAAAACTCATCAAATCAGCATACAGGTTGTTGGATCTTCAGACCTACTTTACTGCTGGTGAGAAGGAAGTAAGAGCGTGGACCTTTCCCAAAGGAGCTTTGGCTCCCCAGGCTGCAGGTGTTATCCACACCGATTTTGAAAAGGGTTTTATACGCGCAGAAGTAATCAAATATGATGATTTTCTGAAATATGGTTCGGAACAGGCTTGCAAGGAAGCCGGTAAGATGTCTGTGGAAGGCAAAGAATATGTAGTGTGTGACGGAGATATTATGCATTTTAGGTTTAACGTATAG
- a CDS encoding RNA polymerase sigma factor: protein MLLILFCTFVVPNYLVMHPDDREILAMINTRQHEAAFSCIVKKYKQRLYWHLRKMVIIHEDADDLLQNSFIKVWQNLDKFRGDSSLYTWLYRIATNEALNFLNKKRAELMDSPEDLESVLSGHLSGDPLFTGDEIEARLQKSVLTLPDKQRLVFNMKYYDNMKYEEMAEILNTSVGALKASYFHAVRKIEALIEQELF, encoded by the coding sequence ATGCTTTTGATACTTTTTTGTACCTTCGTCGTTCCTAATTATTTAGTAATGCATCCGGATGACAGGGAAATATTGGCTATGATTAATACCAGGCAGCATGAAGCTGCCTTTTCCTGCATCGTAAAGAAGTATAAGCAAAGGCTTTATTGGCACCTACGCAAGATGGTTATTATCCACGAAGATGCAGATGACCTGTTACAAAATAGCTTTATAAAGGTCTGGCAAAACCTCGATAAGTTCCGTGGAGACTCTTCGCTTTATACCTGGCTGTACCGCATAGCAACAAATGAAGCTCTCAACTTCCTCAATAAGAAAAGAGCAGAACTCATGGATTCACCTGAAGATCTTGAGTCTGTCCTTTCCGGTCATTTATCAGGTGATCCATTGTTTACCGGTGACGAGATTGAAGCACGCTTGCAAAAGAGCGTGCTGACCCTGCCTGACAAACAACGCCTGGTTTTCAATATGAAGTATTATGACAACATGAAATATGAAGAAATGGCTGAAATTCTCAACACTTCAGTTGGGGCTCTCAAGGCCTCCTATTTCCACGCTGTCAGGAAGATTGAAGCATTAATTGAGCAGGAACTATTTTAA